A window of Vicia villosa cultivar HV-30 ecotype Madison, WI unplaced genomic scaffold, Vvil1.0 ctg.000256F_1_1, whole genome shotgun sequence contains these coding sequences:
- the LOC131626059 gene encoding uncharacterized protein LOC131626059, translating to MKELTLEPETTHGHGHAHAQAIAPSEIGKGNSTTRPDLHNRAVKILRAREAYNGGYNDEVGEKPSRFEVFGWYLYEFCFYFVQTVLVPVVFPLIISQLQKQPTVSLQEWNKIHPGTHCSQKEFHLYSKLTGHSISSKFSPLEWTSIAWAIGLAIAAPILGFLSFHLDGNFPKLITVAATGVGVFFCLPAGFFKVTAIFIPYIAGIIAASTVANAAHTQHFGLMIRAFTGTSLKKTQFFIRQGVSTRLSLHATSAGCFGGALIAAFTYHMIHELNDNERDVMSLWVVSIFSGLIWLVGILHLATATSRTTDSISFSSRLHPFSIFKYPHAIGGLASVFLASFTTMTIFMGGVIFIVGQLCIRPLHLLLFWLTYFLFPLVSLSLLQPLLHLIKTSSVKMQIVGFFFSLLSSGFGFYYGHSHWKWGHLVLFGAIQSTATGILHAFGRVLVLDCAPSGKEGAFSIWYAWMRAAGLCVGFTVGSVGPGRIRTSFGVAFCTAIAGIVVLLFGNISDDGGAVAAGNVTDDNERSSAVVSGLDSKEVARV from the exons ATGAAAGAGCTAACCCTTGAACCTGAAACCACCCATggccatggccatgctcatgcTCAAGCCATAGCACCATCAGAGATTGGTAAAGGCAACTCCACAACCAGACCTGACCTACACAACCGAGCTGTCAAAATTCTAAGAGCCAGAGAAGCTTACAATGGTGGCTACAATGATGAAGTTGGTGAAAAGccttctagatttgaagtctttgGTTGGTACCTTTATGAGTTTTGCTTCTACTTTGTTCAAACTGTTCTTGTTCCTGTTGTGTTCCCTCTCATTATCAGCCAGCTACAGAAACAGCCTACTGTTTCACTTCAAGAATGGAACAAGATTCATCCTGGTACTCACTGCTCACAGAAGGAATTTCATTT GTATAGCAAACTCACTGGCCACAGTATAagttcaaagttttcaccattggAATGGACATCAATTGCTTGGGCCATAGGTCTAGCCATAGCTGCACCAATTCTTGGTTTCCTGTCCTTCCACCTCGACGGAAATTTCCCGAAACTCATCACAGTAGCAGCAACAGGTGTTGGAGTTTTCTTCTGTCTCCCGGCCGGATTCTTCAAAGTTACAGCCATTTTCATTCCCTACATTGCTGGTATTATTGCAGCCAGCACAGTCGCGAATGCTGCTCATACGCAACATTTTGGCCTCATGATTCGCGCTTTCACCGGAACATCTCTTAAGAAAACACAGTTTTTCATTAGGCAAGGTGTTTCGACGCGCCTCTCGCTTCACGCTACTTCGGCTGGATGTTTTGGTGGAGCTTTGATTGCTGCTTTTACTTACCATATGATACATGAACTCAACGATAACGAGCGCGATGTTATGAGTCTTTGGGTTGTTTCGATTTTCAGTGGACTGATTTGGCTTGTTGGGATCTTACATTTAGCTACAGCTACAAGTAGAACCACTGATTCAATCTCGTTTTCGTCGAGGCTTCACCCTTTTTCCATCTTCAAATATCCTCATGCTATTGGTGGCCTTGCTAGTGTTTTCCTCGCGTCGTTTACGACTATGACGATTTTCATGGGAGGTGTGATTTTCATTGTTGGACAGCTTTGCATTAGGCCACTGCATTTGCTTCTGTTCTGGTTAACCTATTTCCTCTTCCCACTCGTTTCGCTGTCGCTGCTTCAACCTTTGCTTCACCTGATCAAGACAAGCTCGGTCAAAATGCAGATCGTCGGGTTCTTTTTCTCGCTTCTGTCATCCGGATTCGGATTCTATTACGGACACAGTCACTGGAAATGGGGACACTTGGTTCTCTTCGGCGCCATTCAGAGCACAGCAACAGGCATTCTCCACGCGTTCGGTCGGGTTCTAGTCTTGGACTGTGCCCCATCAGGTAAAGAAGGTGCTTTTTCGATATGGTATGCATGGATGAGAGCTGCAGGGTTGTGTGTCGGGTTCACAGTCGGTTCAGTCGGGCCAGGACGGATTAGAACTTCATTCGGAGTCGCGTTTTGCACTGCTATAGCCGGAATTGTCGTGTTACTCTTTGGCAACATCAGTGATGATGGTGGGGCTGTTGCTGCAGGGAACGTAACCGACGATAACGAAAGAAGTTCTGCTGTGGTTTCTGGTTTGGATTCGAAAGAAGTGGCTCGAGTTTGA